GGTATCGGGTTTGTGTGCAAGAGTTGCCAAACGAGCCTCGCAACCAAACGAGCCTTGTAACTAGGCGAGCCTTGTAACAACAAGCCACGCAATTGGGCGAGCCCAGCAACCGGGCAGACCTGACATTCATCGAATTGCCGCGTCCTGCCTAGTTGTTGGTTGTTGTCACTCTCACCCATTCCGCTACGCGTTTCGAGTCCTGCCGGATGTCAATTCGTTTCTACGCCCGTTTGTTCGTCGCTGCCTCTGTTGGAATCGTATCGATGGGGATTGCCGATGCCCGTGACCCGTCGAACCGGTATCGCGGATTCGGTCGGTCGACGGTTAGCCGGTCCTCCACGCCTCGATCGACCACGCCGATCGCCCAAAACATCCCTTCACAGGCCATGGCCGCACCCTCGATCGGAACGTCCATTTTGGATTCGCCCGAGCGGCTGACAAAAACCTATGGGCCAAGCATCTTGGTTCGTGACACTCAGTAGCGGTTGATCCGTTATTGCTGGCTGTCCGTGGAAAGCGGAATGGATTGCCCGAGCGACTTTATCGACAAAATCGGTGCATTTTTCTGGTCGATTGGTTTGCGTGTGGCATCTTTTGGTGGATGCAATTGATGCATTCAGTTCAAACCACCTTCCACGCCATCGATGCGTTATTGCCATGTTCAAGCGAATTGTTCTCGCAGCTCTGCTGGTTTCCGTCACCGTTTCACAAGCCTGTGCGCAAAGCCATTCGAACCGTCGACGCGGGGCGATCTTGGGCGGACTTGCCGGTGCTGCGATTGGCGTCGCGATCGGTGACAAAGGAAATAACGAAACCGCAGGTGCCTTGATTGGCGGAGCCGTCGGTGCGGTCGCTGGCGGAGCGATCGGTGATGCTCGGGATCAGCGCATCGACCACGACCAACGTTATCACAGCGGCTATCCTGGATTCTCGGCCCAGACTCATCCCCAACACGTCTATCCGTCGCAAATGCCAGCGTATGGAGCTGTGCCGTATTCGGCCCACCGCCAAGACTATTATGCGCCGCAAGTTTTCGAGCCACAGTATTCGTCACCACCATACTCGTCGCCCCAGTACGCAACTCCTCCATTTGCCGAGCCGATCACATCGTCTGGCATATCGCCGCAAGCCATCACGACCGATGACGTTGTCGCGATGGTTCGCAGCGGGCTGAGCGAGTCGATGATCGTGCGTCAGATCCAACTTCGCGGCGTGACTCGATCTTTGGCCGTTTCGGAAATCATCTCGCTCCATCAACAAGGTGTGGGCGAACCGATCATCAATGCAATGCAGGGCGTCTTCACACACCTGTCGCCATCGGACCTACCGGCGCCGATCGAAGGCCCCTTCCAAGACGGCCGCTCGTACCGTTACCCCAGCGACGTCAACGACCTCTACGGTCCCAGCCTGATGGCACCGGGCAACTAGCATTCCACCGCAGGCCGGTATTCACGTAGGGGCCGGTTCCCACGGGCCAGTTTGAGATTGGCCAATGAGAACCGGCCCGACGACTACTGACTCGATCGACGACTAACTCGATCGGAACAACCGTCGGCGCATAAAAAAACCCCGCGGCGAAAACCGCGGGGTCTGGGTCATTCTCGGTAGCTTTTCGCTGCACGATTACTCGCGGGGACGAATCGCACCGGTCAGGCCGCTGTAGTCGACGCGGTCGGTGGTGTGCCAAAGAGGTTGCCCTAGTTCGACACGGCGACGCAAGACTTCGATCTTGTCGGAGCTGCCTGCAGGTGCGTCCGTTGCTTCGAAGCCGTTTTCTTCGTTTGGCACGAAATCTTCATCGTGGCCGTAACGCAAAATGGCTTCAAAAACGTTTTTGCACTGACTCATAAACTGTTCTTCCGATTCACTGCGGGCATTCATGATGGTCCAACCATTCACTAGCGCCGCATGATGACTTCTATGTTTCCCGCCCTCGTCCGTGGGCAGTAGTGTTGACTCACGGCTTGATTATTGACTTTTTGCTCACAGAGTCAAGAAAATTGTGCGTGCTCCGCGCTACGAATGGCCATATCGCAGTCTCGGAATCCGAGCAGCAAAGGTGTGCCGGAAAGTCCGACCGACTCAATTCTTTCCGGGCCTTTTTTGACTTCCGCTCAAGCCGTTTTCGCAAGGGGGCGATCCCCAACCTTGAGCCTACGCAATGTGCTTCATTCGCTTCGTCAAGGGGGCGAAGAGTCAAACGCTTTGACTGCATTTCCGCTGGCGGGGGCCCAGTATTCACGCTACGTAGGGCCCGAAGGCCAAGTTTGTTCGGTCAAATCCAACGCAAATTTTTTTTCTGAAATCACTCGAATTTTTTACTTTTCGATCGTCTAGCGTGGACTCTTCAAATGAATTCTAACAAAGGACATGTGGATTCAACGCTCTATCGCCTTGCCGGCTGCCCGACGTGGCTTTCATTTGATCACTCGATCGATCACTGACGCCGTTCCAGAAATCGCCCAGATGCAGATTGGACTGATGCATGTGTTCATCCAACACACTAGCGCATCGCTGACGATCAACGAGAATGCGGACCCTGATGTTCGCATCGATTTCGAAACCGCAATGAATCATGCCGTGCCGGAAACGCTTGACTATGTCCACACTCTGGAAGGCCCCGACGACATGCCGGCGCACGTGAAGGCGTCGATGATGGGCACCAGTGTGACCGTCCCGATCACCAACGGTCGGCTAGCGCTGGGAACTTGGCAGGGCATCTATTTGTGCGAGCACCGAAACCGTGGTGGCAGCCGCCGGGTCGTGATCACCCTCAACGGCGAAACGGCTTAGCTAAGATTCGGTCGCCCGATTTGCCTAAAACGCGAACGCTACGGCAGATCGATGTGGTACCGGTGGCATTTGATGCAGGCATCGCCAGCGGCATCCCGGTGATGGCATCCGGCACAGGTCTCGATGCCCATCGGCATGAATTCGTGTGGCACGGGCGCTAGATCGGACGCAGAGATTGTTGTTACGTCGACTCTCGGCGGCGACACGATGCCATCGCGATTGATTTGATGACAGTGCTGGCAATCTGATAATCCGGCAATGTTCAGGTGTGGTCCGTGAGTGAACTTGGTGAATCCGCCGCTGCGATGAAGCGTCGGGTTCCGGATAAGCGGATCGCTGACCCACCCGCTAGGCGTCGGAGGCAAGTTTCGCGAGGCTGTCGTCAGAGCCCCCGGGTGACAGTCAATGCACGCTGCAACCGCCTTGCTTTCGAGTATCCGATCACGAGCCGGATCGCCAGGCATCAATTGAGCAGCCATTTCAATGGTTGCACGGATCACCGGATCGGCATGCCCATTGCCGCGATAGCGAACGGAGAACGTCAAGTCATCGCGATACCATCCGCCAGCCGGCAACATTGAATCGGCATCAAATCGAGCGGAAACGGCCGACGGTTTTTGCGGCACCGGCGAGCTGAGTGGATCTTCGGCAAGCGAGTCGTCCGCCAGCAGATCGCCACCACCCAACAGCTCACCACCGAGCAAGTCGCTGTCACCGAGCAAGTCGCTGTCATCCAGTAAGTCACTGTCGTCCAGTAAGTCACTGCCCCCGAGTAAATCATCATCGGCCAGCAGTTCATCTTCACCGGCTTGCATGCGAAACTTGGCCAGCTTGGTCTTGTCGGTTTGCATCGACTGCATTGCCAGGACATCTGATTCGTCGGCGGCTGTAAACCATCTCCGGCTCGCTTCTTCGATCAACTGGGGCGGCAACGACTGGATCATCGCTGCAACGGAATCCGCTCCGATACCACTTTTGCCAATGCGATCAATCATCACCGACTGACCACCGTGGCTGATGTCTTCGATCAAAGTCCGCAGTCCGCTGGCGACCTCGCGAGCAGCATCGACGTCATCGCTGCGTTGATCGTCGAGTCGCGAGAAGTCTCGCTGAGGCAGTTTACGAATCGCCATGTTCAAGTCGGGATCCGATCGCATCAACAGCTCAGCGATCGCCGTCACTTTTCCATCAAAGAACCCGATCGCTGCTGCAGGCCAAGGCCCCATCGACTCGGCCGCAATCGTGGTCACGCTTGGCAACGCAACTAGTTCGACACCGGTGGAAGTCTCGATTCGAAGAGCAGCATCATGGCAAGTTTGACAGGCTTTTTCGTAACTGGTCGAACGAGTCAATTCGCCGTCCCCGCCGCGAGCGTGACAATCGAAACACTGAAACGGCAACGGCTCGCCTTCGTGAATCGTTTTGGGAAAGTGCTTAGTTGCGTGTGACGCGTGGTCAAACGCGATCACTCCACCACGACGGTACGGCCAATCATTCCACTTGGGGTGAGAGCTTGCAAAGTCACCGAATCGATCGCTGTGACACGTCTGGCACTGGTCGTTTGTCATCGCCGTCAGCTTGCCGTCGGCGCCGCGGTGTTCTCGGTGGCAGGCGCTGCACTTGACGTCTTCTTGATTGACGGCGGCGCCGGGCAACCAATCTTGCCACGAATGATCTCGCGATCCCACCGATGCCAAACGCAGTTCGGTGCGAATGCTCGGTGGCAAATTGTGAGCGAATCCGGCGGTGGCTCGATCGATGGTGACGTGATGACAATTCAAGCATCGATCCGACTGCGAGATCCCGTCGTGCGCCTTCGATACCGCGGCTCCGGTCAGCGACGTGAACCAGTCCCCCACGGACGTTCCCGCTTGCTGGTGACAGGCGGCACAACGCCCCGAGTCCATCGTGCCAGCCAAAATTTGGGCGTGAGGCGTCGACAGATCACCGGGCTTAACCACGCTGGCTCGGGTGGACGACCAGCAAACTGCCGCCAACAGAGCAACGAGTGCGACCGAACCCAAAAACACAGCCTGTTTGCGCCGACCATGCCAAGTCCGAACTGGTTTGCAAGGTTCCGCCATCGTGCACCGACCGCGTCCCATCAATCCGGTTGTCGTTGGACCACGCCCGCAGGGGTTGCCTGTGCGTCCACACATCCATCGATCGCCAGGGCGATCGTTTTGGGGCGGAGCGGGCAAGTTGAAGTCTTCACGTCGCATGGCGTCTCTAAAACATTTGTGCAGTTTTTATCGTGCTGTGGAATCAGCGATCCGGTCAACGTTATCCGGCGTGGTTTCGTTATCCCGCGTGATTCCATGCGATCACCGCATGGACGATCGCGCCGGCCAACAATGCCACCGAAAACAGGCTGTGGATGACGACCCACAACCGCAAACGCAACTGCAGCGCGAACTGGTAGTCCAAGTCATCACGTCGGCGAACCAGCGCGGCGAATCGACCGGCCGCTTGGCGGCTGTCGTCTTCTAAGTATCGATCGAGTTCTTTCAGTCCACTTAGCAATCGCCGACGGCGGACACCGGTGGGAACCAACACGTACGCAAGTGACGGACGCGCATCAAAAAACGGGTTCAAATAGTGCGAATAAAAACTGCTCAGAACACGCATGCCTGATGATTCGTGCAAGCCATCCAACAGCTCTTGCGCCGTCGTTGCGATCTGGTTTCGACTCCAACCGACTTGGTCAAATCGATGTTGGCCCTCGACCGCCGTCAAACGCCGCGGCAAGGTTCGGCTGGCGTAGATGCCGTAGAAACCGCTGCCGCTGACTAACAAAAAAACGATCGACAATCCACATTCGAATATTCCGCCGGCAACTAAGACCGGCACATGCATTGCGTAGACGCCGAACGCGAAAATGCCCAAGTAGAGGTGCACCTGAGTCCAGGTGCTGGCGCTGCCGAGCGGCAAGACCGGCAATCGCCGCCGCACCCCCAACAACACCAACAACAAGATCGTCGCCAGCACGGTGAAGCCTGTGAAGAACGAGGCGTGGGCCAGTCGTCCCTCTTGGATTTTCATAATGACGAACACGATCGCGAGCGCAAACGCGGTGACCGCAAGCGACAGTTTGCGCCGATTACGAAACGACAATTGAGCGCGAGGTTTTCGGGTAGCCACGTTGTGTTAACTCCGGCGGTCGAGCCAATATTGCAGCGGTTCGGATTCGGTCAGATCGATCCGCACCAATGCATCATGCGGACACGCCGACACACAGGCCGGTCCCGTCGGCTGACTTTGGCACATGTCGCATTTGGTGGCTTTACGTATCGGTTTGCCGCTATCCATGTCGGTGTATGGTCGGCCTTTGGGGTCCACGACTTCGGCCATGCGGATGTTCTCGTACGGGCAAGAATTCGCGCACGTGCCACACCCGACACAAATCGGATCATGAATGCGAACCACGCCCGAGTCTTTGTCGCGAGTGATCGCACCAGTTGGACAACCGATCATGCAAACCGGGTCACTGCATTGCATGCAGGCTTGGACAAACTGAATCTGTTCGTGCGCGATGCCCTGCCGCACAAACCGAGGGTTGCCATCATGAGTCGATGCACACGCTTTGACGCAGTCATCGCACCGAGTGCAGCGGCTTAGATCGACGACCATCGCCGCCGTACCGTTGTTCACACGATTTTGGACGATAAATTCCAGCAATCCGGTTGGCTGAAATTGCTGGCCTTCCGAACTTGGCAAGTCTTTCCAATCGCCTTGGCCAAGATTCGATGCACGATCGGCGCTACGGCGATCCGTTCGCCCTCGCGATTCTTCGCGGCGGTCCGAATCATGGTGTTTCGTGTCACCACCCAGACGTTTGTGGTTAACCGTCGTCACCAATTCGCTGACCGATTCAGGCAATTCACTGCGGCGCACGTGAGGTAGAATTTCTTCGGCGAACACTTCGGCAGGAATGAACAACGCGTCCAAGAATCCGATCGCACGCAGCGAGTGGTCCAGGGTTTTCGGCGGTGCCGATTCGGGACGCAGCGAGTTGTAGGCGATCTCATCCAAGCCAAACACATGGCCTTTACCAAGGTAGGCGGTCGTTCGATCGGACGCACCGTAAGTTTTCGAGACTCGGCCAAACCCGCTTCGCACGATCACCAAATCGGTCGGCATGCGGCCTTCGGCGGCAACGACAGGTTCCGATTCAATTTGTTTCTGAACGGGTAACTCGCGAATTTTCTTGTAGTCCGCATGCCACTCCATCCGTCCAAACGAATGCATCTGAGTCGACGCAGCGACGCGATTGAGATTGGCTTCGGGCAAATGCCGAAGCAGCGGTAGTTCGCGCAGGTGGATCGTCAACCAGTTCTGGCGATAGTGTCGATCCAGAGTGTCGGCAAATCCTTTGTCGCGGCGCAGGATCTTCAATCCCTGCCAGCGAATTTCTAACAGCGTGGCTTCCGTTTCGGCGATCACGGTCGCGGTTCGCGGCGAACGATACATCGCTGCAACCTCGCCAAAGATCTCGCCCGGCCCGATCGTGACCGGACGCTGAGCGCCCGAACGATCGCGGCGCAAAACGGCTTCAAAATCTTGCAGGAATAATGCCGGCCGATCGTCGACCTGGCGAACGTTGGACGAGTCCCCGTTAGCGCCCGACGTGACTTGGTCCGGACGACGCGATTCGGGATGGCGGCTGCGGCCAAGGTATTTCCGCAGCGCTTCGGTCCACGACAG
The DNA window shown above is from Rubripirellula reticaptiva and carries:
- a CDS encoding secondary thiamine-phosphate synthase enzyme YjbQ, which codes for MWIQRSIALPAARRGFHLITRSITDAVPEIAQMQIGLMHVFIQHTSASLTINENADPDVRIDFETAMNHAVPETLDYVHTLEGPDDMPAHVKASMMGTSVTVPITNGRLALGTWQGIYLCEHRNRGGSRRVVITLNGETA
- a CDS encoding cyclic nucleotide-binding domain-containing protein, whose translation is MQPEESIAVRRPERWGEPMDASINDGDVSWLRSREPFASMDSDSFPRSIPLEGILRNDTRLHRCEPGEIIVREGDYGNSAFLVLAGSAAVIVKSLLPEQLGRSEVEKLSWTEALRKYLGRSRHPESRRPDQVTSGANGDSSNVRQVDDRPALFLQDFEAVLRRDRSGAQRPVTIGPGEIFGEVAAMYRSPRTATVIAETEATLLEIRWQGLKILRRDKGFADTLDRHYRQNWLTIHLRELPLLRHLPEANLNRVAASTQMHSFGRMEWHADYKKIRELPVQKQIESEPVVAAEGRMPTDLVIVRSGFGRVSKTYGASDRTTAYLGKGHVFGLDEIAYNSLRPESAPPKTLDHSLRAIGFLDALFIPAEVFAEEILPHVRRSELPESVSELVTTVNHKRLGGDTKHHDSDRREESRGRTDRRSADRASNLGQGDWKDLPSSEGQQFQPTGLLEFIVQNRVNNGTAAMVVDLSRCTRCDDCVKACASTHDGNPRFVRQGIAHEQIQFVQACMQCSDPVCMIGCPTGAITRDKDSGVVRIHDPICVGCGTCANSCPYENIRMAEVVDPKGRPYTDMDSGKPIRKATKCDMCQSQPTGPACVSACPHDALVRIDLTESEPLQYWLDRRS
- a CDS encoding glycine zipper domain-containing protein, encoding MFKRIVLAALLVSVTVSQACAQSHSNRRRGAILGGLAGAAIGVAIGDKGNNETAGALIGGAVGAVAGGAIGDARDQRIDHDQRYHSGYPGFSAQTHPQHVYPSQMPAYGAVPYSAHRQDYYAPQVFEPQYSSPPYSSPQYATPPFAEPITSSGISPQAITTDDVVAMVRSGLSESMIVRQIQLRGVTRSLAVSEIISLHQQGVGEPIINAMQGVFTHLSPSDLPAPIEGPFQDGRSYRYPSDVNDLYGPSLMAPGN
- a CDS encoding cytochrome c3 family protein; this encodes MRREDFNLPAPPQNDRPGDRWMCGRTGNPCGRGPTTTGLMGRGRCTMAEPCKPVRTWHGRRKQAVFLGSVALVALLAAVCWSSTRASVVKPGDLSTPHAQILAGTMDSGRCAACHQQAGTSVGDWFTSLTGAAVSKAHDGISQSDRCLNCHHVTIDRATAGFAHNLPPSIRTELRLASVGSRDHSWQDWLPGAAVNQEDVKCSACHREHRGADGKLTAMTNDQCQTCHSDRFGDFASSHPKWNDWPYRRGGVIAFDHASHATKHFPKTIHEGEPLPFQCFDCHARGGDGELTRSTSYEKACQTCHDAALRIETSTGVELVALPSVTTIAAESMGPWPAAAIGFFDGKVTAIAELLMRSDPDLNMAIRKLPQRDFSRLDDQRSDDVDAAREVASGLRTLIEDISHGGQSVMIDRIGKSGIGADSVAAMIQSLPPQLIEEASRRWFTAADESDVLAMQSMQTDKTKLAKFRMQAGEDELLADDDLLGGSDLLDDSDLLDDSDLLGDSDLLGGELLGGGDLLADDSLAEDPLSSPVPQKPSAVSARFDADSMLPAGGWYRDDLTFSVRYRGNGHADPVIRATIEMAAQLMPGDPARDRILESKAVAACIDCHPGALTTASRNLPPTPSGWVSDPLIRNPTLHRSGGFTKFTHGPHLNIAGLSDCQHCHQINRDGIVSPPRVDVTTISASDLAPVPHEFMPMGIETCAGCHHRDAAGDACIKCHRYHIDLP